Proteins from a single region of Gordonia hongkongensis:
- a CDS encoding DUF721 family protein — translation MSDDRPSGSPDPADPAPRPTPPGELGGYERARKALEEARAQARAAGKSVGRGRASPVRRVPRGSQGRRRWSGSGPDPRDPQPFGRLVGGLAKDRGWQEKIGEGTLFGMWEQIVGSDIAAHAKPVALRDNVLHVQAESTAWATQLRYIQSQILAKIAAAIGNGQVTSLRISGPKGPSWRKGERHVRGRGPRDTYG, via the coding sequence ATGAGTGACGATCGACCGTCCGGGTCCCCGGATCCCGCCGACCCCGCACCACGGCCGACACCGCCCGGCGAACTCGGCGGGTACGAACGTGCCCGCAAGGCGCTCGAGGAGGCCCGGGCACAGGCCCGCGCCGCGGGTAAGTCGGTCGGCCGGGGCCGGGCGTCGCCCGTCCGTCGGGTCCCGCGCGGATCCCAGGGGCGTCGACGCTGGTCCGGCTCCGGTCCGGATCCGCGGGATCCGCAGCCCTTCGGCCGGCTGGTCGGCGGGCTGGCGAAGGATCGCGGGTGGCAGGAGAAGATCGGCGAAGGCACCCTGTTCGGGATGTGGGAACAGATCGTCGGTTCGGACATCGCGGCTCATGCGAAGCCGGTTGCGTTGCGCGACAACGTCCTCCACGTGCAGGCCGAGTCGACGGCGTGGGCGACGCAACTTCGCTACATCCAATCCCAGATCCTCGCCAAGATCGCGGCCGCCATCGGCAACGGCCAGGTCACCTCGTTGCGGATCAGCGGTCCGAAGGGCCCGTCGTGGCGTAAGGGTGAACGGCATGTGCGCGGGCGCGGCCCACGCGACACCTACGGCTGA
- the recF gene encoding DNA replication/repair protein RecF (All proteins in this family for which functions are known are DNA-binding proteins that assist the filamentation of RecA onto DNA for the initiation of recombination or recombinational repair.), translating into MFVRELHLRDFRSWRAVDLDLVPGPTVFTGRNGFGKTNLLEALFYLSTLRSHRVSSDAPLVHAGSASASVTATVENDGRELTAELRINAEGANKATINRSPARRPRDLLGILRTVLFAPEDLSLVRGDPSDRRRFVDELVAQRGPRFAAARADYDRVLRQRSALLKTAAAALRRGGQQADSVVSTLDVWDGQLADLGGQVIAARLSVLAELEPHFTGSYASIAPHSRPAVLRYRPAGGVEIEEHTPEAIADALALRLTELRDKEIERGLCLVGPHRDDIDIVLGSDIAKGFASHGESWSLALALRLGSVELTRAEGVEPVIMLDDVFAELDAKRRAQLVDFTADAEQLLITAAVAEDIPGRIGGRRIGVDVVDDDAGRRSHIVDGALDDVTAAGEEAHE; encoded by the coding sequence GTGTTCGTCCGTGAGCTGCATCTGCGCGATTTCCGATCGTGGCGGGCCGTCGACCTCGATCTGGTACCCGGGCCGACGGTCTTCACCGGCCGCAACGGCTTCGGCAAGACCAATCTGCTCGAGGCGCTGTTCTATCTGTCGACGCTGCGCTCACACCGGGTGAGTTCCGATGCACCGCTCGTACACGCGGGATCGGCGTCGGCGTCGGTGACCGCGACGGTCGAGAACGACGGCCGTGAGCTGACCGCCGAGCTGCGGATCAATGCCGAGGGCGCCAACAAGGCGACCATCAACCGCAGCCCGGCGCGGCGGCCCCGCGACCTGCTCGGCATCCTCCGTACGGTGCTGTTCGCGCCGGAGGACCTGTCCCTGGTGCGTGGTGATCCGAGCGACCGCCGACGCTTCGTCGACGAGCTCGTCGCGCAGCGGGGTCCCCGTTTCGCCGCCGCCCGCGCGGACTACGACCGGGTCCTGCGTCAGCGGTCGGCCTTGCTCAAGACTGCCGCCGCGGCGCTGAGACGTGGTGGGCAACAGGCAGATTCGGTGGTCAGCACGCTCGATGTCTGGGACGGTCAGCTCGCGGATCTCGGCGGTCAGGTGATCGCCGCACGGTTGTCGGTGCTCGCCGAGCTCGAGCCGCACTTCACCGGCTCGTATGCGTCGATCGCGCCGCATTCACGGCCGGCCGTGCTCCGGTATCGTCCCGCCGGCGGTGTGGAGATCGAGGAACACACACCCGAGGCGATCGCCGACGCGCTGGCACTACGCCTGACGGAGTTGCGCGACAAGGAGATCGAGCGGGGCCTGTGTCTCGTCGGTCCGCATCGCGACGACATCGACATCGTCCTCGGCAGCGATATCGCGAAAGGCTTTGCCTCACACGGGGAATCCTGGTCGTTGGCCCTGGCTCTGCGCCTCGGCTCCGTCGAGCTCACCCGCGCCGAAGGTGTCGAGCCGGTGATCATGCTCGATGACGTGTTCGCCGAACTCGACGCCAAGCGGCGCGCGCAACTCGTCGATTTCACCGCCGACGCCGAGCAACTCCTCATCACCGCCGCCGTCGCCGAGGACATCCCCGGGCGTATCGGTGGCCGGCGGATCGGCGTCGATGTGGTCGACGACGACGCGGGCCGACGGTCGCACATCGTCGACGGCGCGCTCGACGATGTGACGGCAGCGGGGGAGGAAGCCCATGAGTGA
- the dnaN gene encoding DNA polymerase III subunit beta, translating into MKFRVARDEFADSVAWVARSLPSRPPVPVLGCVVLNVGETGLTVSGFDYEVSAQENLGAEVAEPGQVLVSGRLLADITKALPNKPVDVTLDGARVAITCGSAKFSLPTMPVEDYPQLPDVPSVTGTIPSQLFAEAISQVAVAAGKDDTLPMLTGVRVEIEGNSVVLAATDRFRLAVRELQWEPSDPDTKGAVLVPAKTLSESAKTAGAEGTGVVSLAFGGGAAIGSDGILGILGETKKTTTRLLDAEFPKFRQLLPASHTAVATIDSGPLIEAIRRVALVAERGAQVRMEFSEGSVLLTAGGDEAGKAEEELPVSFQGEPLTIAFNPGYLQDGLSAINADAVDFGFTTPSRPAVLRPASGEDPVADESGAFVAPESAFSYLLMPVRLPG; encoded by the coding sequence ATGAAGTTTCGTGTCGCGCGTGACGAGTTCGCTGATTCCGTCGCCTGGGTGGCCCGCAGTCTCCCGTCTCGTCCGCCCGTCCCGGTTCTCGGCTGTGTGGTGCTCAACGTCGGCGAAACGGGCCTGACCGTCTCGGGTTTCGACTACGAGGTCTCGGCCCAGGAAAATCTGGGCGCGGAGGTCGCCGAGCCCGGACAGGTCCTGGTCTCCGGTCGGCTCCTCGCCGACATCACCAAGGCCCTGCCGAACAAGCCGGTCGACGTGACCCTCGACGGCGCACGCGTCGCGATCACCTGTGGCAGCGCGAAGTTCTCGCTCCCGACGATGCCGGTCGAGGACTACCCGCAGTTGCCCGACGTGCCCTCCGTCACCGGAACGATCCCGTCGCAGCTCTTCGCCGAGGCGATCTCGCAGGTGGCCGTGGCGGCCGGCAAGGACGACACCCTGCCCATGCTCACCGGTGTCCGCGTCGAGATCGAGGGCAACTCCGTCGTCCTCGCCGCGACCGACCGTTTCCGGCTCGCTGTGCGTGAATTGCAGTGGGAGCCTTCCGATCCCGACACCAAGGGAGCCGTCCTGGTGCCCGCCAAGACGCTCTCGGAGAGCGCCAAGACCGCAGGTGCCGAGGGCACCGGCGTCGTCTCGCTGGCGTTCGGTGGTGGCGCGGCCATCGGATCCGACGGCATCCTCGGCATCCTCGGCGAGACCAAGAAGACCACCACCCGCCTGCTCGACGCGGAGTTCCCGAAGTTCCGTCAGCTCCTCCCGGCCAGCCACACCGCCGTCGCCACCATCGACAGCGGCCCGCTGATCGAGGCGATCCGCCGTGTGGCCCTGGTCGCCGAGCGCGGCGCGCAGGTCCGGATGGAGTTCTCCGAGGGATCCGTGCTGCTCACCGCGGGCGGCGACGAGGCCGGCAAGGCCGAGGAAGAGCTGCCCGTGTCGTTCCAGGGTGAGCCCCTCACGATCGCGTTCAACCCCGGGTACCTGCAGGACGGATTGTCGGCGATCAACGCCGACGCGGTGGACTTCGGATTCACCACCCCCAGCCGGCCTGCCGTGCTCCGTCCGGCCAGCGGAGAGGATCCGGTCGCGGACGAGTCCGGCGCCTTCGTCGCTCCCGAGAGCGCGTTCAGCTACCTGTTGATGCCCGTCCGCCTCCCGGGCTGA
- the dnaA gene encoding chromosomal replication initiator protein DnaA, with translation MTSDRDTFGEVWQQVVAELNDDEAARDHEPLTRQQKAWLSLVRPLTLTEGFALLTVPTALVQEQIERNLRETIRSVLSRHLDEPVDLGVRIATPRNDEPVAETPVPDVRPIAGAAAAVDYTAAPVGAGRAPSHMPESTRPSGDWASYFAERPTSTPPATGANLNPKYTFDTFVIGASNRFAHASAVAVSEAPARAYNPLFIWGESGLGKTHLLHAAGHYAQRLFPGMRVKYVSTEEFTNDFINSLRDDRRVAFKRRYRDVDVLLVDDIQFLVGKEGIQEEFFHTFNTLHNASKQIVISSDRPPKQLATLEDRLRTRFEWGLITDVQPPDLETRIAILRKKAQMDNIAVPDDVLELIASKIERNIRELEGALIRVTAFASLNDAALDKSLADVVLQALLPNSGTLEVSAASILAITAEYFDISVEELRGPGKTRSIAQARQISMYLCRELTDLSLPKIGETFDRDHTTVMYAERKIRKEMAERRRVYDHVQELTARIKQRAVG, from the coding sequence GTGACTTCAGACCGAGACACTTTCGGCGAAGTGTGGCAACAGGTCGTCGCCGAACTCAACGACGACGAAGCCGCACGCGACCACGAACCACTGACACGCCAGCAGAAGGCGTGGCTGTCACTGGTTCGACCCCTGACCCTCACCGAAGGCTTCGCCCTGCTGACCGTGCCGACGGCGCTGGTCCAGGAACAGATCGAACGCAATCTCCGCGAGACCATCCGCTCGGTTCTCAGCCGTCACCTCGACGAACCCGTCGATCTCGGCGTCCGTATCGCCACCCCGCGCAACGACGAGCCGGTGGCGGAAACACCGGTTCCCGACGTACGGCCCATCGCCGGAGCGGCCGCAGCAGTCGACTACACGGCCGCCCCCGTGGGCGCGGGCCGCGCGCCGTCCCACATGCCGGAGTCGACGCGCCCGTCCGGCGACTGGGCGTCGTACTTCGCCGAGCGGCCCACCTCGACGCCGCCGGCCACCGGCGCAAACCTCAACCCCAAGTACACCTTTGACACCTTCGTCATCGGCGCGTCGAACCGGTTCGCGCACGCATCGGCGGTGGCGGTCTCGGAAGCCCCCGCCCGGGCCTACAACCCACTGTTCATCTGGGGAGAGTCCGGACTCGGCAAGACGCACCTGCTGCACGCCGCGGGCCATTACGCGCAGCGCCTCTTCCCGGGCATGCGGGTCAAGTACGTGTCCACCGAGGAATTCACCAACGACTTCATCAACTCGCTCCGCGACGACCGGCGGGTGGCGTTCAAGCGCCGGTATCGCGACGTCGATGTGCTGCTGGTCGATGACATCCAGTTCCTCGTGGGCAAAGAAGGTATCCAGGAAGAGTTCTTCCACACCTTCAACACCCTGCACAACGCGAGCAAGCAGATCGTCATATCCTCTGATCGACCGCCGAAACAGCTTGCGACACTGGAAGATCGGCTTCGTACACGGTTCGAGTGGGGCTTGATCACCGATGTCCAGCCGCCCGATCTGGAGACCCGGATCGCGATTCTGCGCAAGAAGGCGCAGATGGACAACATCGCGGTTCCCGACGATGTACTCGAACTCATCGCGTCGAAGATCGAGCGCAACATCCGTGAACTCGAGGGTGCACTCATCCGCGTGACGGCGTTCGCGTCGCTCAACGACGCCGCTCTCGACAAGTCCCTGGCCGACGTCGTCCTGCAGGCCCTGCTGCCCAACTCGGGGACCCTGGAGGTCAGCGCGGCGAGCATCCTCGCGATCACCGCCGAGTACTTCGACATCTCTGTCGAGGAACTACGAGGTCCCGGTAAGACACGGTCGATCGCCCAGGCCCGCCAGATCTCCATGTACCTGTGTCGTGAGCTCACCGACCTCTCGCTGCCGAAGATCGGCGAGACCTTCGACCGCGATCACACGACGGTCATGTACGCCGAACGGAAGATCCGCAAGGAGATGGCCGAGCGCCGCCGGGTGTACGACCACGTCCAGGAACTCACCGCCCGCATCAAGCAGCGCGCCGTGGGCTGA